The Leifsonia xyli genomic sequence ATGCCGACCTCCTTCCCCGCCTCACAGGACGGCTCTTAAAGGATGCCTACGGCCTCCACCCTACCAGCAGTGTCTGCGGCACTTCGGAACGTCTGCGCCGGGTCGCCCCAACGCAGACGTTCCAAACCACCGCAGACAGCAGCGTTGGAGACCGGGTCAGTGGTCGGCGAGGAAAGCGGTGAACGCCTTCTCGTCGGTCACGCCGCCGGGATACTGCTTGCCGTTCACGAGGACGGTCGGGGTGCCCTTGATCACGTCGAGCACCTTCTTGCCGTCGACCTCGATCGGGCCCTTCTGCGAGTTCGCCGTGTTCCGCTGCGCCCATGCCTGGTAGGGCCCGCTGTCGGCGAGGCAGGCCGAGATGTCCCCCGCTCCCGCGTCGCTCGCGCGCTTCGCGAGCTCCTTGTCCGTCAGACCGTCGGAGTTCTCCTCCGGCTGGTCGGTGAACAGCGCCTGGTAGAACGGCAGGACGGCGTTCTCGTCGGTCACGGCGACGCACGTCAACGCGGCGGCCGCGCGGGTCGAGTAGCCCGTGCCGTTCGAGACCGCGTCGAGGAACGTCAGCGGGTGCAAGCGCAGCGTGATGTCGCCGCTGTCGACGGCCTTCGCCAGGGTCTCGCCGTTGGCCTTCTCGAACGCGCCGCAGACCGGGCACATCGCGTCGAACCAGATGTCGACCTTCTTCGCGCCGTCCCCTGCGGTGATGAAGCCGCCGTCGAAGTCGACCGCGCCATCCGTGCCCTTCGGGGGCGCGTCCGTCGCCACCGGCACGTTGGACGCGCCGCCGAGCAGCGAGCATCCTGCCGCGGCCACACCCACGCCGACCGCGAGCACGACGGCCGCCGCGATCCGGCGCAGACGGGCGCTCATCCGCGGTTCGCCGAGCCGTTGGCCTGGGCGATCTTGGCGAGGAGGCCGTTCACGAATCCGGCCGAGTCGTCCGTCGAGAGCACCGTCGCGGCCTCGACCGCCTCGGAGATCGCGACGCCGTCCGGCACCTCGTCGTTGTACAGAACCTCCCAGACGCCGATGCGCAGGATGGCGCGGTCGACGGCGGGCATGCGGGCGAGCGTCCACCCCTGCGCGTACGTCTCGATCTGCTCGTCGATCTCGTCCTGGTGCTCGATGACGCCGTCGAGGATCTCGCGGGCGTAGAGCCACGAGGCCTCGCGCGCGGGCTGGGATGCCGCGCGCTCGGCCTCGGTCGCGAGCGCCTGGCGCAGCGGCGTCTGCCGCAGGTCGGCGCTGTAGAGGACGTCGAGGGCGCGCTTACGGGCCTTGGTGCGCGCGCTCATCTAGTCGTTGACGCGGCCGAGGTAGTCGCCCGTGCGGGTGTCGACCTTGACCTTCGTGCCGGTCTCGAGGAACAGCGGGACCTGGATCTGGTAGCCGGTCTCGACGGTCGCGGGCTTGGTGCCGCCGGTCGAGCGGTCGCCCTGGAGGCCCGGCTCGGTGTAGGTGATCTCGAGCACGACGGAGGCCGGGAGCTCGACATAGAGCGGCGAGCCCTCGTGCAGCGCGACGGTCACGTTCTGGTTCTCGAGCATGAAGTTGGCGGCGTCGCCGACGACCGGGCCCGGGATGGTGATCTGGTCGTAGTCGGAGGTGTCCATGAACACGAAGTCCGCGCCGTCCTGGTACAGGTACTGGTAGTCGCGGCGGTCGACGTTGGTGATGTCGATCTTGGCGCCGGCGTTGTAGGTGCGGTCGACCGTCTTGCCCGTCGTGACGTTCTTGAGCTTGGTGCGGACGAACGCACCGCCCTTGCCCGGCTTGACGTGCTGGAACTCGATCACGGTCCAGAGCTGTCCGTCGATGCTGAGGACGACGCCGTTCTTGATGTCAGCGGTAGAAGCCAAGAGGATGTTCCGTTTCGTTGGTGAGAGAAAGATGCGGGGAGCGCAGAAGGCCCCAGAGGATTCTAGACGTCAGCGCCCGTTTCGGCGAATGAACGCCAGCGCCAGCCGGTACGACTCGAAGCCGAAACCGGCGATGACGCCGGTGGAGACGGCGGTGAGCACGCTGGTGTGCCGGAACTCCTCGCGGGCGTGCGGATTGGACAGGTGCACCTCGACGACGGTGCCGCCGGCCTTCGTCACGAGGGACACCGCATCCCGCAGCGCGTACGAGTAGTGCGTCCACGCGCCGGCGTTCAGGATGACGGGCGCGCCGGAGTCGGCGGCCTCATGCAGCCAGCCGAGCAGCTGCGCCTCGTCGTCGGTCTGGCGCAGGTCGACGCGGTCGTCGCCCGCGTCCTCCTGCAGGACGGCGCGGAGGTCGTCGAGCGTCCCCGAGCCGTACACGTCGGGCTCGCGCGTGCCTAGACGGCCGAGGTTGGGGCCGTTCAGGATCAGGATGTCGGCCACGTCACTCCTCTCCGTCCTTCAGCGGGCGCACGCGCACCGCCGACCAGGTCTCGTCGACCGCGATGTTGCTGACCCCGCGCCAGCCGTAGGTGCGCGCTTCGCCGGCCACCACATCCCGGTTCACGTCGGCGCGGCCGCCCTTCGGGTACACGACCCAGACTGCACGAGCACCGGTGGCTACCGGCAGCTGCTCGGCGTAGCGGGCCAGCAGCTCGTCCCGGGTGCGCACGACCGTCGCGACGACCGCCGCGTCCGCGACCGCCGCCTCCGTCGCGCCCTCCGGCAGGACCCCGAGCAGCGCGCGATCGTCGTCGTCCGCGACCACCAGCGCGACGCCGTCGCCGGCCTTCGCCTGGAACCGCTGCAGCACGGTCTTGTCGGTCACGAACCCACCTCCTGGTATGCGGCGAACAGCAGGCTCTGGTCCGGGCCGGCCAGCACCGTCGGGCGCGCCACGTCGTCGAGCACGATGAATCGGAGCATACTGCCCCGCGCCTTCTTGTCGCGCTGCATGGTCGCCAGCAGCGTCTGCCAGCGGCCGGCCGGGTAGGAGACGGGCAGGGTGAGGGACTCCAGGATGCGGCGGTGCCGCTCCACGACCTCGTCGCTCAGCCGGCCGCTCAGCCGGGCCAGTTCGGCGGCGAACACCATGCCGACCGAGACGGCCGCGCCGTGCCGCCACTGGTACCGCTCGGCGTGCTCGATCGCGTGGCCCAGGGTGTGGCCGTAATTGAGGATCTCGCGGAGCCCCTGCTCGGTGAAGTCCTCCCCACGACCCGCGCCTTGATGCCGATGGAGAGCTCCACCAGCCGGCGGAACTCGGGGCTCTCGGGTCCGTCGCCCGGTCGACGTCCGCTTCGAGGATGTCGAGAATCTCCGGCTCGGCGATGAAGCCGTACTTTACCACCTCGGCGAACCCGGCGAGCAGCTCGTTGCGCGGGAGCGACGACAGGGTGTCGAGGTCGCAGATCACCGCGGCGGGCGCGTAGAACGCGCCGACGAGGTTCTTGCCCTCTGCCGTGTTGATGCCGGTCTTGCCGCCGACCGCCGCATCCACCATCCCGAGCAGCGTCGTGGGCACCTGGATGAGCTTCACGCCGCGCAGCCAGGTCGCCGCGACGAAGCCGGCGAGGTCGGTGACCGCGCCGCCGCCGAAGCCGATCACCGCGTCGGAGCGGGTGAAGTCCGCCTGCCCCATGATCTGCCAGAGGAACGACGCGACCTCGACGCGCTTGGCCGCCTCCGCGTCCGGGATCTCGGCGAGCAGCACCTCGTAGCGGTCGACGAGCGACTCGCGCAGCTCGGCGGCCGCTGCTCCGAGGGTGGGCTGGTGGACGAGCAGGATCTTGCGCACCCCGCTGCCCAGGTACGGCTCGAGGCCGAAGCGCACGCCGCGGCCCACGACGACCGGGTACGGCTCGCGTCCAGCGACGAGGATCTCGGTGGGTGCGTCGGTCATGCGTGTCCTTCCGTGGCGCCGTCGCGGACCCACGCGGCGATCTCGGCCGCGATGGTGTCGATCGGGCGGGTCGAGGTGTCGGCCGTGTAGTCGGCGAGCGACTGGTACAGCTCGCTGCGGGAGGCGACCAGGCGCTTCCAGGAGTCGAGGTCGGTGATGAGGGGGCGCTTGCCGTTGGTGATCCGCTTGGCGATCGCCTCCGGCTGCACGGTGAGGAGAACGACGCGGGCGCCGGCGAGGTCGGCCTGCGTCGCCGGGTCGAGCACGGCTCCCCCGCCCAGCGAGACGATGCCGGGATGCCGGAGCGCGTCGGCGACCGCGGCCCGCTCCCGCTCACGGAAATACGGTTCGCCGTGAGTCGCGAAGATCTCGGGGATGGGGCCGTGCAGGGAGACCACCACCGCGTCGGTGTCGACGAACGGCAGGTGGAGCAGCCGGGCGAGCCGCTTGCCGACGCGCGACTTGCCCGCCGCCGGGGGTCCGATCAGCGCGATCGTGTCGGGCGACGTCACGGCGTCAGGCGTACGGCGCGTGGACGCGCTCGGTGGTGAGGTTCTGCGGGATCGCGTCGAGGTAGCCGCGCAGGTTGCGCGCCGTCTCGGTCACGGAGTCGCCGCCGAACTTCTCGAGCACCGCGTTCGCCAGTACCAGGGCGACCATCGCCTCCGCCACCACGCCCGCGGCGGGCACGGCACAGACGTCGGAGCGCTGGTGGTGCGCCGGCGCGGCCTCGCTGGTGGCCACATCCACGGTCCGCAGCGCGTGCGGGACGGTCGCGATCGGCTTCATCCCGGCGCGGACGCGGAGCACGCCGCCGGTGCTCATCCCGCCCTCGGTGCCGCCTGCCTTGTCGCTGGTGCGGACGATCGTGCCGTCCTCGGCCAGCAGCTCGTCGTGCGCCTCGGACCCGCGGCGGGTCGTCGTGAGGAAGCCGTCGCCGATCTCGACGCCCTTGATCGCCTGGATGCCCATCAGCGCGGCCGCGAGCTGCGCGTCGAGCTTGCGGTCCCAGTGGACGTGCGAGCCGAGCCCCGGCGGGAGGCCGTAGGCGAGCACCTCGACGACGCCGCCGAGGGTGTCGCCGTCCTTGTGGGCCGCATCCACCTCGGCGACCATGCGCTCGGAGGTGGCGGGGTCGAAGCAGCGCAGCGGGTCGGCGTCGAGCGTGTCGACGTCGGTCGGGCGCGGAAGCGGGGAGTCCTCGGGGACGCGGACCGGGCCGATCGAGAGCGTGTGGCTCACCAGGGTGATGCCGAGCTCGTTGAGGAAGGCCTTGGCAACGGCGCCCAGCGAGACGCGGGCCGCCGTCTCACGCGCGCTGGCGCGCTCGAGGACCGGACGGGCCTCGTCGAAGCCGTACTTCTGCATGCCGACGAGGTCGGCGTGGCCCGGACGCGGGCGGGTCAGCGCGGCGCCGCGACCGGAGTTCAGCACCTCGGGGTCGACCGGCTCGGCGCTCATCACATCCACCCACTTCGGCCACTCGGTGTTGCCGATGCGGAGCGCGATGGGGCTGCCCATGCTGAAGCCGTGGCGCACGCCGCCGGAGATGTCCAGCGCGTCCTGCTCGAACTTCATGCGCGCGCCGCGGCCGTAACCGAGCTTGCGGCGTGCGAGATCGGCGCGGATGGCGTCGAGCGACACCGGGACCCGGCGGGCAGGCCCTCCAGGACGGCGATGAGTTCGGGACCGTGGGATTCCCCGGCCGTGAGCCAACGAAGCATGCTTCGATTCTGGCATATCGGCCGTGGTGCCTCAGTTCTCGAGCGGGTCGCCCTGTTCGTCGATCCCGACCGCGTCCAGCATCGCTGCGAGCACGCCCGGCTCGTCCTCGAGCGGCTGCAGCGGGTCGCCGGAGACGAAGATGCGGACCTGCAGCAGCGCCTGGTGCGCCAGCATGGCGAGTCCCGACACGGTGCGGCCGCCGACGGCCTCCCACTGCCGGGCCAGCGCGGTCGGCCACGGCTCGTAGGCCACGTCGAACAGCACCGAACGGCGGCGGGTGGAGTCGGTGTAGACCGCCTCCGTCGTGGTACCGCCGGGCAGGGTGCTGATGACGAGGTCCGGGACGTCGAGCGAGCGGTCCGCCTGCGAGAACGGGCGGATGCGGACGCGCAGCCCGAGGTCGTTCGCCAGCGGCTCGATCCAGGCGCTGCGCGCGAGGTCGCGGACGTGCACGTCCACGCGCTC encodes the following:
- a CDS encoding 3-dehydroquinate dehydratase (catalyzes the formation of 3-dehydroshikimate from 3-dehydroquinate in chorismate biosynthesis) yields the protein MADILILNGPNLGRLGTREPDVYGSGTLDDLRAVLQEDAGDDRVDLRQTDDEAQLLGWLHEAADSGAPVILNAGAWTHYSYALRDAVSLVTKAGGTVVEVHLSNPHAREEFRHTSVLTAVSTGVIAGFGFESYRLALAFIRRNGR
- a CDS encoding elongation factor P (Involved in peptide bond synthesis; alters the affinity of the ribosome for aminoacyl-tRNA), producing MASTADIKNGVVLSIDGQLWTVIEFQHVKPGKGGAFVRTKLKNVTTGKTVDRTYNAGAKIDITNVDRRDYQYLYQDGADFVFMDTSDYDQITIPGPVVGDAANFMLENQNVTVALHEGSPLYVELPASVVLEITYTEPGLQGDRSTGGTKPATVETGYQIQVPLFLETGTKVKVDTRTGDYLGRVND
- a CDS encoding transcription antitermination factor NusB; the encoded protein is MSARTKARKRALDVLYSADLRQTPLRQALATEAERAASQPAREASWLYAREILDGVIEHQDEIDEQIETYAQGWTLARMPAVDRAILRIGVWEVLYNDEVPDGVAISEAVEAATVLSTDDSAGFVNGLLAKIAQANGSANRG
- a CDS encoding shikimate kinase gives rise to the protein MTSPDTIALIGPPAAGKSRVGKRLARLLHLPFVDTDAVVVSLHGPIPEIFATHGEPYFRERERAAVADALRHPGIVSLGGGAVLDPATQADLAGARVVLLTVQPEAIAKRITNGKRPLITDLDSWKRLVASRSELYQSLADYTADTSTRPIDTIAAEIAAWVRDGATEGHA